In one Alphaproteobacteria bacterium SS10 genomic region, the following are encoded:
- a CDS encoding class GN sortase, with amino-acid sequence MNRLKWGRPTLALLCVAIGFVFMAEAALIQTKAWLGPILLRDAWAKTLQHGLPEKPWSWADIHPAAHLEIPSQGIDLIVLNNSSGEALTWGPGLWSTPPGNGEFAPAGHTIITGHRDTHLAFLSDIAAGETVLLTNADGNTQHFATTKTQVVDIRHDQVVPPPGDGWLLLVTCYPFAGIDPGTPERFLVWAQQVRKPVELASAGKG; translated from the coding sequence ATGAACCGACTGAAATGGGGTCGCCCGACCCTCGCCCTTTTGTGTGTCGCGATCGGCTTCGTGTTCATGGCAGAGGCCGCCTTGATCCAAACCAAGGCTTGGTTAGGTCCAATTTTGCTGCGCGATGCTTGGGCCAAAACCCTGCAGCATGGATTGCCAGAAAAGCCTTGGTCATGGGCGGACATTCACCCCGCTGCCCATCTTGAGATTCCAAGCCAAGGCATTGACCTGATCGTACTGAACAACAGCAGTGGGGAGGCCCTTACCTGGGGGCCTGGGCTGTGGTCCACACCACCTGGCAATGGCGAGTTTGCGCCAGCTGGCCACACTATCATCACTGGCCATCGCGATACGCATCTGGCGTTTTTGTCGGACATTGCAGCGGGCGAGACGGTGCTGCTGACGAATGCAGATGGTAATACGCAGCATTTTGCGACCACCAAGACACAGGTGGTCGATATCCGGCATGATCAGGTGGTGCCGCCGCCCGGTGACGGTTGGCTGCTGCTCGTCACCTGCTATCCATTCGCCGGGATAGATCCGGGAACACCCGAACGGTTTTTGGTTTGGGCCCAACAGGTGAGAAAACCAGTTGAGCTTGCCAGTGCCGGGAAGGGGTGA
- a CDS encoding M48 family metallopeptidase: protein MTKLTTPGEIKLDTTNQVSMNRRQLLSGLAAGTVVAFTITGCSTNPVTGRDQFILVSDQQLAQLGRQTWQALLADSTVQDVDAKQTTELREIGDRIVAAAGPNVPRSDWDYRVFDDEQINAFVMPGGKVGFYDGILDIMDNDSQVAAVMGHEVGHVAGRHAAERYSQQLAAGVALTATSIALSQADVQYAGQIGAVLGVGLQFGVLLPYSRRHEIEADRLGMRYMAAAGYDPRENLKFWEKMMEQGEKRQKPPEFLSTHPSDETRIRVLTEELKRIEAA from the coding sequence ATGACCAAACTGACAACGCCTGGCGAGATCAAATTGGACACCACGAACCAGGTGTCGATGAACCGTCGGCAATTACTGTCGGGCCTCGCGGCCGGGACCGTGGTTGCCTTCACCATTACGGGCTGCTCAACCAATCCAGTGACCGGCCGTGATCAGTTTATCCTGGTCAGTGATCAACAGTTGGCGCAGCTGGGCCGCCAAACTTGGCAGGCACTCCTCGCTGACTCAACCGTGCAGGATGTGGATGCGAAGCAAACGACTGAGCTGCGGGAAATTGGTGACCGTATCGTAGCCGCTGCCGGCCCGAATGTGCCGCGCTCGGATTGGGACTACCGCGTCTTTGATGACGAGCAGATCAATGCCTTCGTGATGCCTGGCGGTAAGGTTGGGTTCTATGACGGCATTCTGGACATCATGGATAATGACAGCCAGGTCGCCGCCGTTATGGGGCATGAGGTTGGGCACGTCGCGGGCCGCCACGCCGCCGAGCGCTACTCCCAACAACTAGCCGCCGGTGTTGCCCTCACCGCAACCTCAATCGCCCTAAGCCAGGCCGATGTTCAGTATGCCGGACAGATCGGTGCCGTCCTGGGTGTCGGCCTGCAGTTTGGTGTCCTGCTGCCCTATAGCCGCCGTCATGAGATTGAGGCCGACCGCCTCGGCATGCGCTACATGGCGGCCGCCGGATACGATCCGCGTGAGAATCTAAAGTTCTGGGAGAAGATGATGGAGCAAGGCGAGAAACGTCAGAAGCCACCAGAGTTCCTCTCGACC
- a CDS encoding marine proteobacterial sortase target protein, whose amino-acid sequence MPTHIVNNKLSRHRLPRFGLILCLALLPVEGRGQPAKTALQEVPANIETMGKGGLFFPGATADTVLPGQQVAAEVEISVSGMVARTMVTQHFANPREDWVEALYVFPLPETAAVDRLRLTIGDRVIEGAIAEREEAQRQFEEARDAGKTASLLSQERPNIFTNAVTNIAPGETVTVQIGFEQPVDYHYDEQAGPRFSIRFPMAIMPRYMPGQPLAALQVNYTDTGNGWAFDTDQVADASRISPPVNAHDEVKVNPLSLTVDLAAGFPLDVIDSSYHSITTKAAEDHYKLELAEGVVPADRDFELVWRPLPGAAPATGLFSENHDGFDHHLVMISPPKPDGSAVEIVEPQPRDITFILDRSGSMSGQPIRQAKAALENALKRLSNRDRFDIIAFSSGYTTLFGEPRPAMGGNIDDAMDWLGRIEAGGGTEMAAALRHALTGDEESQGRLRQIVFITDGAVGNENALFGMINRKLGDRRLFTVGIGSAPNGFFMREAATAGRGTFTFIGQSDEVTAKMTELFRQLAEPVLTDIDLDLPRGAEIYPPLIPDLYAGEPVSFVLRLPEGTNGQVGVSAMHQGTAFAESIQIAGLETDEGRDGVAALWARHKIREIERVGRRQSGGASESIRDDIVQVALSYDLLSQQTSLVAIDSVARRPAEAQLASGSVATNMPHGATMQPPAQAAAASASTSTTVTPIAAPTNPFAANALPQTATPAALLWLFGLLLSIGGMVSLWWRRLTKMLHPKGAA is encoded by the coding sequence ATGCCGACGCACATCGTAAACAACAAACTAAGCCGTCACCGCCTACCCCGTTTCGGCCTCATCCTCTGCCTCGCCCTCCTACCGGTTGAGGGGCGCGGACAGCCCGCCAAAACCGCGTTGCAGGAGGTGCCCGCCAATATTGAAACGATGGGTAAGGGTGGCCTGTTCTTCCCCGGTGCAACCGCCGATACGGTCCTGCCTGGCCAACAGGTGGCGGCAGAGGTTGAGATCAGCGTCAGCGGCATGGTTGCTCGCACCATGGTGACCCAGCATTTCGCCAACCCTCGGGAGGATTGGGTTGAGGCGCTCTATGTCTTTCCCCTGCCCGAAACAGCGGCGGTTGATCGCCTCCGCCTTACCATCGGTGACCGCGTGATCGAAGGCGCTATCGCCGAACGTGAGGAAGCGCAGCGGCAGTTTGAGGAAGCGCGAGATGCTGGCAAGACAGCCAGCCTGTTAAGTCAGGAACGGCCCAACATCTTCACCAATGCCGTGACCAACATAGCGCCGGGCGAAACGGTCACGGTGCAAATCGGGTTCGAGCAGCCCGTCGACTATCACTATGACGAGCAGGCGGGTCCACGCTTCTCAATCCGTTTTCCAATGGCGATCATGCCCCGCTATATGCCGGGCCAACCCCTCGCTGCCCTGCAGGTCAATTACACAGATACCGGCAATGGCTGGGCCTTTGATACGGATCAGGTAGCGGATGCCAGCCGCATCTCGCCACCAGTGAATGCCCATGATGAGGTGAAGGTTAATCCGCTTAGCCTAACCGTCGATCTCGCCGCGGGGTTTCCGCTGGATGTGATCGACAGCTCCTACCATTCAATCACGACCAAGGCCGCGGAGGATCATTACAAGCTGGAACTTGCCGAGGGGGTCGTGCCAGCGGATCGTGACTTTGAACTGGTCTGGCGTCCCCTGCCCGGCGCCGCACCGGCCACGGGTCTGTTCTCAGAGAACCATGACGGGTTTGACCACCACCTGGTGATGATCTCACCACCCAAACCCGATGGCAGCGCGGTTGAGATTGTAGAACCCCAACCCCGCGATATCACCTTCATCCTCGACCGCTCCGGCTCCATGTCTGGCCAGCCAATCCGGCAAGCTAAGGCCGCACTCGAGAATGCGCTGAAGCGCCTATCCAACCGCGACCGATTTGACATCATCGCCTTCAGCTCCGGCTACACTACGCTGTTCGGCGAACCCCGCCCGGCGATGGGCGGCAACATCGATGATGCGATGGATTGGCTAGGCCGGATCGAAGCGGGTGGCGGGACAGAGATGGCCGCCGCCCTACGGCATGCCCTTACCGGTGATGAGGAGAGCCAAGGCCGCCTGCGCCAGATTGTGTTCATCACGGATGGCGCCGTCGGTAATGAGAATGCGTTGTTCGGCATGATCAATCGCAAGCTTGGTGATCGCCGCCTATTCACCGTTGGCATTGGTTCAGCGCCCAATGGCTTCTTCATGCGGGAAGCCGCTACCGCCGGGCGTGGCACCTTTACCTTTATCGGGCAGAGCGATGAGGTCACAGCCAAGATGACTGAGCTGTTCCGACAGCTGGCCGAACCAGTGCTAACCGATATCGATCTGGATCTACCACGGGGCGCCGAGATCTACCCACCGCTAATCCCCGACCTCTATGCCGGTGAGCCGGTAAGCTTTGTCCTAAGACTACCCGAAGGCACCAATGGCCAGGTTGGCGTTAGCGCCATGCATCAGGGCACGGCCTTTGCTGAGAGCATCCAGATAGCGGGACTAGAAACGGATGAAGGACGCGATGGCGTTGCGGCCCTCTGGGCCCGACACAAAATCCGCGAGATTGAGCGGGTTGGCAGACGCCAATCAGGCGGTGCCAGTGAGAGCATCCGCGATGACATTGTTCAGGTGGCGTTGAGCTATGACCTACTCAGCCAGCAAACCAGCTTGGTTGCAATCGACAGTGTCGCCCGTCGCCCGGCGGAGGCCCAGCTGGCCAGCGGCAGTGTCGCCACCAACATGCCCCACGGCGCCACCATGCAACCACCGGCACAAGCGGCCGCGGCTTCGGCTTCCACCTCCACAACTGTGACGCCAATTGCTGCGCCGACAAATCCATTTGCCGCCAACGCACTTCCACAGACCGCAACACCGGCGGCCCTACTCTGGCTCTTTGGATTACTGCTGAGCATCGGCGGAATGGTCAGTTTGTGGTGGCGTCGGCTCACAAAAATGCTGCACCCAAAAGGTGCAGCATGA